TCCCCATTTTAACTTTGTATTTAGGAGAGATCACACCAGGGCAGTTCGGTCCAACCAGTTTGGTTTTGGAATTACGAAGTGCGCTATACACCTTAAGCATATCGTGTGTTGGAATTCCTTCAGTGATACAAACCACGAGAGGAATTTCATTGAAGATACCTTCTAAGATCGCATCTGCTGCGAATGGAGGCGGAACGAAAATGATAGAAGCATTTGCTCCTTCTTTAACGATCGCGTCTTTTAAACTATTGAATACTGGAACGTTTTTGCTCGCGAGTTCTACTGTTTGTCCGCCTTTGCCTGGAGTTACTCCTCCTACAACGCTAGTTCCGTATTCTATCATTTGAGTCGCGTGGAAAGAACCTTCTTTGCCGGTAATCCCTTGAACTACAACTCTTGTATTGCTATCTACTAATACTGCCATGTTATATTAAGTTAACCTTATGTTATTTATTTAATGGCATCTGCCACTTTTTTAGCCGCGGTACGAAGATCCTCTTCTCCGATGATGTTTAGACCGGATTCGTTCAGGATTTTTTTACCTTCTTCCGCGTTGGTCCCTTTCAAACGAACTACTAATGGAACATTGATGTTCACAGCTTTAGCAGCTTCGATGATCCCCAGAGCAACTCGGTCACAACGAACGATTCCTCCGAAGATATTGATAAAGATCCCTTTAACATTTGGATCTCCTAATATCAGTTTGAATCCGTTCGTAACAGTAGTAACATTAGCCCCACCGCCCACGTCTAGGAAGTTTGCAGGTTCAGCGCCAGCAAGTTTAACGATGTCCATGGTTGCCATTGCAAGGCCAGCACCGTTAACCATACAGCCGATGTTTCCATCTAACTTAACGTAGTTGATATTGTATTCGCTAGCTTGAACTTCCAAAGGATCTTCTTCGGAAACGTCTCTGAATGCAGCGTTTTCTGGATGGCGATAAAGTGCATTCTCATCTAAGTCGATCTTACAGTCTCCTGCAATGATCTCATTTTCTTTTGTAAGGATCAAAGGGTTGATCTCTAATAAAGATGCATCTTCTTTAATATAAGCATTATAAACAGAAGTAAGAAGAGCTTTAAAAGACTTGTGAGATTCAGCAGGAAGTCCGAGATCAAAAGCAAGTTGAGAAGCTTGGTTTGGTTGTAATCCGATACCAGGATCTACAGCGATCTTCAGGATTTTTTCAGGATGAGTTTCCGCAACTTCTTCAATCTCCATACCACCTTCAGTGGAAGCCATGATGATTGTTTTGCGGATCGCGCGATCTAATAATACACTTAAATAAAATTCCTTCGCGATATTGATCCCTTGCTCTAGATAAACTTTTAGAACTTTTTTACCTTCAGGTCCAGTTTGAGGAGTGATAAGTTGCATGCCTAGGATCTTGTCTACAGCAGCTAATGCGTCTTCTTTAGTTTTGGTAACTTTAACTCCGCCGCCTTTTCCTCTACCACCTGCATGGATTTGAGCTTTTACGACTACGACAGATGCTCCCGTTTTGGAAGAAACTTCTTCGTGGGCTTTTGCACCGTCTTCTTTTTTATCAATTACTACGCCGAAAGGAACTTTGGCGTTATGGCGTCTCAGGATTTCCTTGGCCTGGTACTCGTGAATTTTCATGAATCAACCTTGTTTTTTTGGATGTGAGTTCAGTTTGGAATGCTTTTTCTAAGGATTTTACCTGGAAGAATCCTGTCCATCCCCTTTCGGTAGGAGTTCCCACATGCGCTTGGAAATGAACGGACAAACCTAGGTGCAACAGCGGGTTGGCTCTTTTCGTTTCCATATGTCTTCCTATGGAAGAACGTTTTTCCTCATTTTTATTTCACGCAAAGCCGCGAAGGTCTTGCTTTTCTTTTTATGACGACCGGGGTCCGGGGTTGTGACGAGAAAAGATTTCCCGGAGAGGGGGTAGCGAAAGACGCGAATGCGGCTGAAGCGAGGGGGAGACGCCCCCCTCCGAGACATTTCTGTGACAATACTTTGGAAACTGAACCAATATATTTTCCGTTATTGCGGTATATTTTCTGCTATATTGTATATTTTACCTGATTTTTAGGATCATTCTAAGCAGAAAGGGTTAACCCGTGGCTTGCCACGTTAGGAGAAATATAAATGAAGGTGATCTATATTGGGCTGGTAAGCCTATTTTTGGGGACGTTTGTCTCCTGTGATTCAGGAGGTTCAGATTCAAATTCTGCGCTCGCGGTCTTGGCTGGTTTTGGAAATTCAATCCCGGTTAATTCCGCTTCGGATTTAACAAATGAATCTGCTGCTTCTTATGATGATAACGAATGGGGGCTTGTCACTGCTTCTCGTTTGGAATCTTGGGTGAGCGATTGGCAAAACCAAAAGCCATCTCATATCAGTGGAAAGCTTGTGATCTTACAAAGTAGTCTCGCGAATAATTTTTCGGGAGATACAAGTGGGAGATCCTACATCAAGTCAGACAACGCGAACGGAGTTTACGTGTATCATCTGGATGATTTCCAAGCTGGATTTCGTTTCAACCAACAAAGAAATACAGGGCTTATTCGTAACTCAGTTCGTTATCAAGCGGACGGAGCAACTGTGGATCAGTGGCTGCAATTATATGGAATCAACTTGAATACGGACCTAGTAGTTTTTGCAGTTGGATCCGCAAACAATAACGGTACTGCTTATACGAATGGAAGCCAAACCCAGGATGTTACAAGAGGGATCTATTGGCTTAGATATTGGGGAGCGGATATCAAACATCTTGCGATCCTAAATGGAGATATCAGGACCAATTTTACGAATGCAACTTATCTTTCGGCGACCAAGGACACAGCTCCGAATGCGAATGGAAATTTCAGTGTTAAACAACTGAAGGTGGATAATACGATCATCACTCTTACCCTAGAGGATATCATTAAGATCGTTAAGAATAACGGTAGTGCTTCTGTAAGTGGACTTACCGGGACACAAATCATTGTAGATGCGAGACCTACAGCGCAGTTTGATCAAACAGTTGGGATTACTAATTCCGGGGTAAATCATATTACAACTGCATGGAATGATTCTGGCGCACCTGCAGCTGGTGTGAGTGGAACTCCTAAAAAGTATGTTTTGTTTGAAACTAGGATCAAAGGAGCAAAAACTTTCCCTTGGGCTTCTCTCTTAGATACTTCTGCTACTGGTTATAGATTTAAGGATAAGGTGACTCTTGCCGGGATTTTTGCAAATACTGGAACAGGTGGAGCAGGTTATACTGCGGGAGCTACGATCGTTTCTCAATGTAGAACAAATTTTGAAGCTCAGGTGAATGGGTTTGTTTCTCAGAATATATTAGGATATCCTACTGTATTCTATGACGGTTCGCTCGTGGAATGGACTTCACTCGTTGCTGAATATCCTGATTCTACAGAAGGAACTAGCTTTAATAAACTTTCCTTAACTTCTCCTTTCAGAACGGATACTGCGGATTTGAGTTATGCTCCAAGTGGGGTCATTAATTATAATTCACATGCATCCGGTGGAACTGGAAGCCCTTATGTGACAGTGGCTCAAGCGGATATCGATCCTACTGCGACCACAACTCGTAAGGCTCAATTGGCAGATAAGGCTTATAAGTATTAAGCTTAGTTAATAAAAATCCTCTGTGTTCTCTGTGGCTCCGTGTTGTTTAAAAAGTGTAAAACATTTCGCACGGAGAACACGGAGTTCACAGAGGGCTTGCAATTTTATCTTATAGTGAAGAAAGGATAGCAAGATCCAAAGAATAAGCTCCTCCACCTACGATTGCTAATGCGATCGCAAGTCCGATGGCTAATATTTGGAATTCGTAACCTTCTCCTTTTTGAGCTCCGAACCAGTTAATGAAAAAACCATGTTCTCTATGAACGAGTAGGGCAGCTCCAAGCATGATAATACCAATACCAATTGCGGAGACGCGGGTAAGTAGTCCTAGGATTAAAGCTACTGAACCGAATGATTCACCAATAATAACTAAGAATGCAATGATTCCTGGAAGACCTGCAGTTTGAGTAAAATAACCGTAGGTTCCTTTGAATCCGTAACCGCCGAACCAGCCCAATAATTTTTGAGCGCCATGTGGGAAGATTACGATCCCGAGGGTTAATCTTAAGACCAGTGGGACGATATCGTTGCTGGTTGCTAATAATGTTTCTAACATTTTGAATACTTCCTTCTATTAATTCACAAATTAATAGTTTATTATTAAAGTATATTACTTTGAATATGAAGTAATTCTTACAAGTTTTTTTCACCAAGGTCTAGCAAAAATCGGAAATTTTTTCAGGTAGGAACTCCTTTTCTGAAGTTTGCTTCGGATAAACTGCCGGGAATCGCCGATTTGGAGGGAAATTTTCGACTTTTAGAGATGATCAATATATGATTCGATGGCTCAGTTTATTAACCTGAATTTTCTGCAAAATTCAATATAGCAGAATTAAATCTGTTATTTGTGAGAGTTGGATTTGGGATGGTCCTTTAGATCTTTTTAGTACATTCGGAAAAGATCGGGAGAGAAGATGTCTGAAGTATTCCATTGGATAATCTCTGTTTTATTTTTAGGATTTGTTCTCGGATTCCCATGGCTTGCGGGAAGTCTTTCTGGAAAACATAAGTGGCTGGGGTTTTTAGGTCCGGTCGTTCTATGCTACGCTTCCGGAATCATATTGGGTAATTTGATCCCAATTGAGTTTTTACCTAAAAAGATTGCAGAAACAATTTCCGAAATTTCTATCCCGATCGCAATCCCTCTCTTACTTGCTTCTTCTGATTTTTTGAAAGGGATTAAAGAGGCTAAACTTGCATTAGTCTCATTCTTTCTTTCCTGCATTGCAGTCGCTATCTCCTCTGTTTCCGTAGGACTTTTCTTAAGTTCATTACATCCTGAATCTTCTAAAATAGGTGGAATGCTTGCAGGTTTGTATACGGGAGGGACTCCAAATTCAAATGCGATCGGCTTGGCATTGGATACTGGCAAGGCAACGATAGCACTCGTAAACACGGTGGATCTTTTGATTGGTGGAACTTATCTTTTATTCCTCCTTAGTTTTTCTAAAAAAGTATATTCAATTTTCCTAAAACCAGAGATCGCAAGCGGAGCAGAATTAGAAGTTTCTTCAGAAGTTAATATTTCTCCTAAAACTCCTATTTTACGTTTGTTAATAGGAGTTGTTCTTTCCGTTTTGGGACTTGCTGCTTCTCTTGGAATCTCTCAAGTGATTTTAGGAACAGCTTCTGCACCTTTGATACTACTCGGGATTACCACCTGGGGAATCGGGATCTCGTTTTCTAAACAAGTGAGAAGTTTGAACACTTATCCAGTAGGATATTATTTTATTCTAATATTCTCTGTTGCTATCGGATTTTTGGCAGATTTTGGAAGTTTAGTTAAGGGTGCATCTGGTGTTCTATTGATCGTTCTTGCAACTATGTCGATTGCCATCCTTCTTCATTTACTTTTCGGGATTTTGTTTAGGATCCCAGTCGATACTTGGATTATTACTTCTGTATCTAGCATTTATGGCCCTGCGTTTGTTCCTTCTGTTGCGGCGGCGATTGGTAACAGAGGTGTCTTGATCTTAGGGATTTTGACTGGGTTAATTGGTTATGCAGTTGGGAATTATCTAGGCCTGGCCGTGTATTGGTTTTTGGCGAGATAGGGAGGGAAAAGGCGCGGAGGAAAGAGAGACCCAGAGTTTTTTCACACAGAGGCGCAAAGCCGCGGAGGGGTTAATGTGGAATTTCGATTCCGCGCAGATTTGTGAGAAGTTCGATGTTGGAATTCCAACAGGCGCTGTAAGTGGGAATTTGGGTTGCAATTTCGGGAATTTTGATATATAGGGAAATGGCTTCTCCCACAAGCCCACCTCCTCCACCCGAACCAGGGTGGGGGCGATCGCCATAACCGCGTTGGAATTCCAACACACGAATGATTCCCCGCGACCAGAAATTAAAGATTTTTTAATATCTCACGGATCAATTCTCCGGTATCCGTAAAACTTTGTTTTTTTAGGATCTTCTCTACTTCTTTTAGAGCAGATTTATCTTCGAAGCCTAGTTGGACAAGTGCCTGGACTGCAGTTTCTTTGAATCGATCTTCTGGAGAAGGAAGTCTTTCTTTAGAAGTTTCAGGGATTGATAGATCTTCGGGACCTGCTTCTAAAAACAGCTCCAGCTTTTTAAGATTTTGTTTTACTTCGAAAAAGATTTTCTCGGAGGTTTTTGCTCTGACTTTTGGAATTTTTTCCAAGTCCTTTGCTTCTCCGGAAGAAGCAATTTTATGCAATTCCCAAGGACTAAAGAAGGAAAGCACTTTGAGTGCAGTCATTTCTCCGATTCCATGTAGGCCCTTCATCACTTTGAAAAATTCTTTATCTCTTTCTTGTAGGAATCCGAAAAGTTTTTGGCCTCTTTCAGTGATGGAATGATGGATATGAAGTCGAACTTCTTTTGCGGAAGTTTGGAATTCTTTCAATTCCCAATATGTCTTGAATGAAATTACGATTTCGTAAGTTACTCCATGAACATCTAAGTTCACGGAGCCTACTTCCAGTTTTCGAATGGAACCTTGTAGTCCGGAGATCATGTCGGGAAGTTTAAAAAGTGATGCCTGCGGAGGCAATCATTTCCACAAATCCGAAATTCTGTGTGGCGCGATCCTTGGATTTTCCGTTGGTATAGATACTTGTAAGATCTATATATCCACCTTTTGCTCCAAATTCAAAGAAGAAGGATTTGAATAAGTCGATCCTAAGTGCTGAATATCCAGAAACTCCATATCCAGAAAGGTGGAATCTATTATTATGACCTTCTCCAAATAGTCTTACATCACTTCTGCAAACTACAGGTCCAGCCCCAACGGAACCTACTAAACTAAATGCATTCTCCCCATTTGGAGAAACCCAGAGTGGTGCTACGTAACCAACATCCACAAATAAATAATTCAAACCATCTGTATGTTCGAATTTCAGGAAGTCTGGAGAGATATTGACTGTTTCTCCTCCATGGTATCCTGCGAACTGATTTATATTATTCGGAAATAATAATGCATAAGGAGCTGACTCGAAAGAAGTATGAAGCCTTGCCCATTCTATCGCATTAGGATCAATATATCCGCTGATACTTGCAGCCTGTCCTCTGGACATTACATATTTCATATGATCCTGTCCGAATGCGATGAATAGATTGTCTGTAAGATAATAAGTAAGTTTAAAATTGTACTGAGGAATTTCCCAAAGAGAAGGATTTAAGTAAACATCTGTGGAAAATTTTTCAGGTTTGTCCCTGGCGACCACATCTTTTAATGTGAAAGAGTATCCAGGTCCTTTAAAGTTGATATCACTTTGAGTATAAGAATCTCTATTGTATCCCCATTGGAAGGACCAGCGTCCTTTTCTTTGGTCTACTCTTCTTTCTGCTTTTTTTATATCTTCAGGCTGTATTGTTTTTGCCTGGGCAGAATTGAGCGGATAAATTTTTTCTTCTCCACCTACAGCATATAGAGAAGTGGAGAAGGTCAGTAGTATTAAGATAATATAATGGACGAATGATGACGATTTAATTTCGAATCTCATTTTAGACGGAAGCCTCCGGGACACAGTTCTATACCAGAATTCAGGAATAGTTCCGGGAGGCACCTTTTTTTCTTAGGATAGAAATTTCTAAATCATTCCAAGTCTATCCCGCTGCCAATAGTCCAAGGTACAATTTTGACCCCGTCCTTATTTCCCCAGGAAATTCCATCGGATGGAGGGTTAATCCCTTTTGTATCAGGAGAACTTGGGAAGGAGAGTCTTTGTTTGAGATCTAACACTGGCTCTTTAGGTAGATCGTCCCCTAAAGGAAATGTTCCCCAATGGATAGGCGCAAATGACTTTGCATTTAGATCTTTGGTCGCCATCAATGCTTCCCCGGGTCCGATATGCGCATATTTCATAAACCATCTAGGCTTATAAGCTCCGATCGGAAGAAGTGCAAGATCTACAGGTTTTCCTAAACGTTCTGAGATATTTTTAAAATGAGAAGAATATCCAGTATCTCCCGCAAAATAGATGATCTTTCCCTGAGCTTCAAAGGAATAACTTCCCCAGAAATACTGGTTTGTATCTGAGATTCCCATTCTACTCCAATGATGCGCAGGAAGAAATGTGATCTTTACTGATTCTTTGGCAGTAACTTGGCCTAACTCTTGGGAAACGGTAGCACCTAAATTCTCTTCTTCTGAAAATGATTTCATTCCGGAAGGAAGAAGTATCTGTAAGTTTGGATTTTTACTTCTCAAATAGCGTAATGTATCTCGGTCTAGATGGTCTCTATGAGCATGACTCACTACTACAAAATCCACGGGAGGAAGATCCTCTTTTGGGATAGGAAGTTTTACAAGTCTTGTTACTAAAATGGGAGCTTCAAAGATCGGATCAGTCAGAACATTTACTGTTTTTCCATTTTTGGTAGAAGAGATCCAAACTGTGGCATGTCCGAACCAAACCACTCTTACTTTCCCTTCTGGAGCAATTAGGTCTTTAGAGTTTCTTTCCAGCACTGTAGGAAGTTCTTCCGTAAGTCCTTCTACTGCAGGGGGATCTTTAGGTCCCCAAAGCTTCCAACGTAGGATGGCCAATGGTGACTTTCCCTGCAATTCTTCGTCCGGATCTAAATTATGATATCTGCCTTCTTTATAACTGGGGGACTTTACCCTGTCCGGATCCAATGGAAAACAATAGAAAAATGAAATTGCGAGTAAGAGAGTCGCAGAATGGAATATTAAACTCATATTGATGTTTTGGACCTCTTGTAACATTTTTGGAGCCGAATTTTTTCTAAAAGAATGGAACCTATTCAATTTATTTCTATTCTTCTGGGTCGTAATAAGAATCGAAACATTTTTTTTCAAACCGACCGATGTCGCCGAGTCTTTGTTTAACA
The genomic region above belongs to Leptospira saintgironsiae and contains:
- a CDS encoding DoxX family protein; protein product: MLETLLATSNDIVPLVLRLTLGIVIFPHGAQKLLGWFGGYGFKGTYGYFTQTAGLPGIIAFLVIIGESFGSVALILGLLTRVSAIGIGIIMLGAALLVHREHGFFINWFGAQKGEGYEFQILAIGLAIALAIVGGGAYSLDLAILSSL
- a CDS encoding sulfurtransferase, which gives rise to MKVIYIGLVSLFLGTFVSCDSGGSDSNSALAVLAGFGNSIPVNSASDLTNESAASYDDNEWGLVTASRLESWVSDWQNQKPSHISGKLVILQSSLANNFSGDTSGRSYIKSDNANGVYVYHLDDFQAGFRFNQQRNTGLIRNSVRYQADGATVDQWLQLYGINLNTDLVVFAVGSANNNGTAYTNGSQTQDVTRGIYWLRYWGADIKHLAILNGDIRTNFTNATYLSATKDTAPNANGNFSVKQLKVDNTIITLTLEDIIKIVKNNGSASVSGLTGTQIIVDARPTAQFDQTVGITNSGVNHITTAWNDSGAPAAGVSGTPKKYVLFETRIKGAKTFPWASLLDTSATGYRFKDKVTLAGIFANTGTGGAGYTAGATIVSQCRTNFEAQVNGFVSQNILGYPTVFYDGSLVEWTSLVAEYPDSTEGTSFNKLSLTSPFRTDTADLSYAPSGVINYNSHASGGTGSPYVTVAQADIDPTATTTRKAQLADKAYKY
- a CDS encoding MBL fold metallo-hydrolase, which encodes MSLIFHSATLLLAISFFYCFPLDPDRVKSPSYKEGRYHNLDPDEELQGKSPLAILRWKLWGPKDPPAVEGLTEELPTVLERNSKDLIAPEGKVRVVWFGHATVWISSTKNGKTVNVLTDPIFEAPILVTRLVKLPIPKEDLPPVDFVVVSHAHRDHLDRDTLRYLRSKNPNLQILLPSGMKSFSEEENLGATVSQELGQVTAKESVKITFLPAHHWSRMGISDTNQYFWGSYSFEAQGKIIYFAGDTGYSSHFKNISERLGKPVDLALLPIGAYKPRWFMKYAHIGPGEALMATKDLNAKSFAPIHWGTFPLGDDLPKEPVLDLKQRLSFPSSPDTKGINPPSDGISWGNKDGVKIVPWTIGSGIDLE
- a CDS encoding DUF819 family protein, whose translation is MSEVFHWIISVLFLGFVLGFPWLAGSLSGKHKWLGFLGPVVLCYASGIILGNLIPIEFLPKKIAETISEISIPIAIPLLLASSDFLKGIKEAKLALVSFFLSCIAVAISSVSVGLFLSSLHPESSKIGGMLAGLYTGGTPNSNAIGLALDTGKATIALVNTVDLLIGGTYLLFLLSFSKKVYSIFLKPEIASGAELEVSSEVNISPKTPILRLLIGVVLSVLGLAASLGISQVILGTASAPLILLGITTWGIGISFSKQVRSLNTYPVGYYFILIFSVAIGFLADFGSLVKGASGVLLIVLATMSIAILLHLLFGILFRIPVDTWIITSVSSIYGPAFVPSVAAAIGNRGVLILGILTGLIGYAVGNYLGLAVYWFLAR
- the sucC gene encoding ADP-forming succinate--CoA ligase subunit beta, with amino-acid sequence MKIHEYQAKEILRRHNAKVPFGVVIDKKEDGAKAHEEVSSKTGASVVVVKAQIHAGGRGKGGGVKVTKTKEDALAAVDKILGMQLITPQTGPEGKKVLKVYLEQGINIAKEFYLSVLLDRAIRKTIIMASTEGGMEIEEVAETHPEKILKIAVDPGIGLQPNQASQLAFDLGLPAESHKSFKALLTSVYNAYIKEDASLLEINPLILTKENEIIAGDCKIDLDENALYRHPENAAFRDVSEEDPLEVQASEYNINYVKLDGNIGCMVNGAGLAMATMDIVKLAGAEPANFLDVGGGANVTTVTNGFKLILGDPNVKGIFINIFGGIVRCDRVALGIIEAAKAVNINVPLVVRLKGTNAEEGKKILNESGLNIIGEEDLRTAAKKVADAIK
- the ruvA gene encoding Holliday junction branch migration protein RuvA gives rise to the protein MISGLQGSIRKLEVGSVNLDVHGVTYEIVISFKTYWELKEFQTSAKEVRLHIHHSITERGQKLFGFLQERDKEFFKVMKGLHGIGEMTALKVLSFFSPWELHKIASSGEAKDLEKIPKVRAKTSEKIFFEVKQNLKKLELFLEAGPEDLSIPETSKERLPSPEDRFKETAVQALVQLGFEDKSALKEVEKILKKQSFTDTGELIREILKNL